One window of Candidatus Tokpelaia hoelldoblerii genomic DNA carries:
- a CDS encoding 6-phosphogluconolactonase (bhsal14030), translating to MALAKLEYHDFDTADTLAHRMAGHVAAALSVAIAERGQAVLALSTGAIPESFFLCLAQANIAWENIIITLVDERCLPLDHVRSHEGLVRHCLIQNHARKARFIGLYSPAGTAELSAFSAANRISNLPRPFDAVVLDLGGGGQIASLLPLGNRLKQALDSNCRALVVPMYAKESEDARLTMTLPLLTSARFVALHISGENKRRWLEQIQGDAMHSTFLPVSAFLGSVQNTVRVFYAPEAVPPKEEEEMVAEVVIEGEALAEQDEPAEPLL from the coding sequence ATGGCTCTTGCAAAACTGGAATATCATGATTTCGATACAGCCGATACGCTGGCGCACAGAATGGCCGGCCATGTTGCGGCAGCGCTCAGTGTTGCAATTGCCGAGCGGGGGCAGGCGGTGCTGGCTCTTTCCACCGGCGCAATACCGGAAAGCTTTTTTCTTTGTCTGGCGCAGGCCAATATCGCCTGGGAAAATATCATTATAACGCTGGTGGATGAACGCTGCCTGCCGCTGGACCATGTCCGCTCCCATGAAGGGCTGGTGCGGCACTGCCTTATCCAGAATCATGCCCGAAAGGCCCGCTTTATCGGCCTTTACAGCCCGGCGGGCACGGCAGAACTGTCGGCGTTTTCTGCCGCCAATCGTATCAGCAACCTGCCCCGGCCCTTTGATGCCGTTGTGCTGGATCTGGGCGGCGGCGGGCAGATTGCCTCACTCCTGCCGCTGGGGAACCGCCTGAAACAGGCGCTTGACAGCAATTGCCGCGCGCTTGTGGTGCCGATGTACGCCAAGGAATCGGAAGACGCCCGTCTGACCATGACCCTGCCATTGCTGACAAGTGCGCGCTTTGTCGCCCTGCATATCAGCGGTGAAAACAAACGCCGGTGGCTTGAGCAGATACAGGGCGATGCAATGCACAGCACATTCCTGCCGGTCAGTGCTTTTTTGGGGTCTGTGCAAAACACGGTGCGGGTGTTTTATGCGCCGGAAGCTGTTCCCCCGAAAGAGGAAGAGGAGATGGTGGCGGAGGTTGTCATTGAGGGGGAAGCCCTGGCGGAACAGGATGAGCCTGCCGAACCTCTGCTTTAA
- a CDS encoding Glycine/D-amino acid oxidase, deaminating (bhsal14040) yields the protein MQTDFMSSGQSWYETGIAAPPECPALAGEHRCDVVVVGGGFTGLSAAFHLAAAGVGVVVLEERRFGAGASGRNGGQLGTGQRQWVEELEKTYGFERAKALFDLAESAKPYFMDFARTAGIDMEYRSGQMSLVHKPRLLDSYRRHVDAMRRYGYEHLHFMEHDETAARLGSKRYFGGLRDMGTGHIHPLKLVLGTARAADEAGAKLYENTRVVSIEGEEGAIRVKTAHGAVTATRALIATNGYGGALEPMSAARVLPIRSFIGATEPLAADSAILRGGEAVDDSRFVVRYFRKSADNRLLFGGSEAYGHGAADMEAPLRKQMLEIYPELENIRFTHIWGGTLGITVQRLPFVRDVRRGVTFCGGYSGHGVLLSHFFGRLYAEALSGRPDRLAVMKELKISRFPGGILRSSLLFAAMHWFALRDRF from the coding sequence ATGCAGACAGATTTTATGTCCTCCGGGCAGTCATGGTATGAAACAGGCATTGCCGCGCCGCCGGAATGTCCCGCTCTTGCGGGGGAACACCGCTGTGATGTGGTGGTTGTTGGCGGCGGCTTTACCGGCCTGTCCGCGGCCTTTCATCTGGCGGCGGCGGGTGTTGGTGTTGTGGTGCTGGAAGAGCGCCGCTTTGGCGCCGGTGCTTCAGGGCGCAATGGCGGCCAGCTTGGCACCGGCCAGCGCCAATGGGTGGAAGAGCTGGAAAAAACCTATGGTTTTGAACGCGCCAAAGCGCTGTTCGATCTGGCGGAAAGCGCCAAGCCCTACTTCATGGATTTTGCCAGAACCGCCGGTATTGATATGGAATACCGCAGCGGCCAGATGTCGCTGGTGCATAAACCGCGTTTGCTTGACAGTTACCGCCGCCATGTTGATGCCATGCGCCGTTATGGCTATGAACACCTGCACTTTATGGAACATGACGAAACGGCAGCGCGCCTTGGCAGCAAACGCTATTTTGGCGGGCTTCGTGATATGGGCACCGGCCATATCCACCCGCTGAAGCTGGTGCTGGGCACGGCGCGGGCGGCGGATGAGGCCGGTGCAAAGCTTTATGAAAACACCCGCGTGGTGTCGATAGAGGGGGAAGAGGGGGCTATCCGTGTGAAAACCGCCCATGGCGCCGTGACAGCCACGCGCGCATTGATAGCCACCAATGGCTATGGCGGTGCGCTTGAGCCGATGAGCGCGGCGCGGGTTCTGCCCATCCGTTCCTTCATCGGCGCAACAGAGCCGCTTGCCGCAGACAGCGCGATTTTGCGCGGTGGCGAAGCGGTGGATGATTCGCGTTTTGTGGTGCGTTATTTCCGCAAAAGCGCCGATAACCGCCTGCTGTTTGGCGGCAGTGAGGCTTATGGCCATGGCGCGGCGGATATGGAAGCGCCCTTGCGCAAACAGATGCTGGAAATCTATCCCGAACTGGAAAATATCCGTTTTACCCATATCTGGGGCGGCACGCTTGGCATTACCGTGCAGCGCCTGCCTTTTGTGCGTGACGTGCGGCGCGGGGTGACATTTTGCGGCGGTTATTCCGGGCATGGTGTCTTGCTTTCGCACTTTTTCGGCAGGCTTTATGCCGAGGCGCTGTCAGGGCGGCCTGACCGGCTGGCTGTAATGAAAGAGTTGAAAATTTCGCGTTTTCCCGGGGGGATTTTGCGTTCATCCCTGCTTTTTGCCGCCATGCACTGGTTTGCGCTGCGTGACCGCTTCTGA
- the glnA gene encoding Glutamine synthetase (bhsal14050) translates to MSAQIRKKKSSLKAKKAPAYIHSLRGVKDWKQTSEWLAVRGIEDIECITPDQAGVARGKMMPAGKFTSDTSLALPSSVFMVTISGDYPEDGNGFYYPEDDGDLKLEPDLSTLSLVPWEDDPTAQVICDLVYQDGGKAGFTPRNVLRNVVAAYREMGLSPVVAPEIEFYLVCKNPDPDYPLTPPTGRSGRSVAGGQGYSIASINEFDELIDDIYHFSEAQGLEIDTLIHEEGAGQFEINLRHGDPIELADQVFLFKRTIREAALKHGVYATFMAKPMQGQPGSAMHIHQSVIDIKTGRNIFSDAKGGESAALHHFIGGLQTYMASALVMLAPYVNSYRRLIPDVSAPVNLRWGHDNRTTAFRVPRSDAAGRRVENRLPSSDANPYLALAGSLACGLLGLRNKIKPDAPATGTMNASDVELPRGLIEAVTLFEENADLRAVLGDSFVSTYAAIKRQEFETFMEVISPWEREYLLLNV, encoded by the coding sequence ATGTCTGCGCAAATCAGGAAGAAAAAATCTTCTTTAAAAGCAAAAAAGGCGCCTGCCTATATTCACTCCCTGCGTGGGGTGAAGGATTGGAAACAAACCAGCGAATGGCTTGCGGTGCGCGGTATTGAGGATATTGAGTGTATCACGCCTGATCAGGCAGGGGTCGCGCGCGGCAAGATGATGCCGGCGGGCAAGTTTACCTCTGATACCTCGCTTGCCTTGCCGTCCAGTGTGTTTATGGTCACCATCAGCGGGGATTATCCCGAAGATGGCAACGGCTTTTATTACCCGGAGGATGACGGCGATCTGAAGCTTGAGCCTGACCTTTCCACTTTGAGTCTTGTGCCGTGGGAAGATGACCCGACCGCACAGGTGATTTGCGATCTGGTTTATCAGGATGGCGGCAAAGCCGGGTTTACCCCGCGCAATGTGCTGCGCAATGTGGTGGCGGCCTATAGAGAAATGGGGTTGTCCCCTGTTGTCGCGCCGGAGATTGAATTCTACCTTGTGTGTAAAAATCCCGACCCTGACTATCCGTTGACGCCGCCGACCGGCCGCTCCGGCCGTTCTGTTGCCGGCGGGCAGGGCTATTCTATCGCCAGCATCAACGAATTTGATGAACTCATTGACGATATTTATCACTTTTCCGAAGCGCAGGGGCTGGAAATTGATACGCTTATCCATGAGGAAGGGGCAGGCCAGTTTGAAATCAACCTGCGCCATGGTGACCCGATAGAACTGGCTGATCAGGTGTTCCTGTTCAAGCGCACCATCCGCGAGGCGGCGCTCAAGCATGGTGTGTATGCGACTTTTATGGCCAAACCCATGCAGGGGCAGCCGGGATCGGCCATGCATATTCACCAGTCGGTGATAGATATCAAAACCGGCCGTAATATCTTTTCTGACGCAAAAGGTGGTGAAAGCGCGGCTTTGCACCATTTTATCGGCGGTTTGCAGACTTATATGGCCAGCGCGCTGGTGATGCTTGCGCCTTATGTCAACTCCTACCGGCGCCTGATACCGGATGTTTCGGCGCCGGTTAACCTGCGCTGGGGCCATGATAACCGCACCACGGCGTTTCGTGTGCCGCGCTCGGATGCGGCCGGGCGGCGGGTGGAAAACCGCCTTCCTTCATCTGACGCCAACCCGTATCTGGCGCTTGCCGGTTCACTGGCCTGCGGCTTGCTGGGCCTGCGCAACAAAATCAAACCTGATGCCCCGGCCACCGGCACAATGAACGCCAGTGATGTGGAACTGCCGCGCGGGCTTATTGAAGCGGTCACGCTGTTTGAGGAAAATGCCGATTTGCGTGCGGTGCTGGGAGACTCTTTTGTCAGCACTTATGCCGCTATCAAACGGCAGGAATTTGAAACCTTTATGGAAGTTATCAGCCCGTGGGAGCGGGAATATCTGCTGCTGAATGTATAA
- a CDS encoding ABC transporter-like protein (bhsal14060), which translates to MALDIHHMNVRRGNRQILHDITFSAPSGAFIGLVGPNGAGKSTLLAALAGLLPFTGDVTCQGQPLQHWRGRARAQKLAYLPQEREINWQVTAERVVALGIEALHPPFMPFTAEEHKRIAGALAAVRLAGFARREAKTLSGGEKARLLVARVLAQDADIVLADEPAAGLDPAHQWVVMRELAGLAARGRLVIASLHDLGAAARWCNRIVVLDEGRISADGAAAHVITADMLRKVYHMKARVSRTGRGISIEAAGLADEA; encoded by the coding sequence ATGGCGCTTGATATCCACCATATGAATGTGCGGCGCGGCAACAGGCAGATTCTGCATGATATTACTTTTTCTGCCCCATCCGGTGCTTTTATCGGCCTTGTCGGCCCCAATGGGGCGGGCAAATCCACCCTGCTGGCTGCTTTGGCCGGATTATTGCCCTTTACCGGTGATGTAACCTGTCAGGGGCAGCCATTGCAGCACTGGCGCGGGCGGGCGCGGGCGCAAAAACTTGCTTATCTGCCGCAGGAGCGGGAAATCAACTGGCAGGTGACGGCTGAGCGGGTGGTCGCGCTGGGGATCGAGGCCCTGCACCCGCCTTTCATGCCTTTTACGGCGGAGGAGCATAAAAGAATTGCCGGTGCTCTTGCAGCGGTGCGGCTGGCAGGCTTTGCCCGGAGAGAGGCAAAAACCTTATCGGGCGGCGAAAAGGCGCGGCTGCTTGTGGCGCGTGTTCTGGCGCAGGATGCGGATATCGTGCTGGCAGATGAACCGGCAGCCGGGCTTGACCCGGCACATCAGTGGGTTGTCATGCGTGAGCTTGCCGGGCTTGCGGCAAGGGGCAGGCTGGTGATTGCCTCGCTGCATGATCTTGGCGCTGCCGCGCGCTGGTGCAACCGTATTGTGGTGCTGGATGAGGGGCGGATTTCTGCTGATGGTGCAGCGGCGCACGTCATTACAGCCGATATGCTGCGCAAGGTTTACCATATGAAAGCGCGTGTGAGCCGAACCGGCCGGGGCATCAGCATTGAAGCAGCCGGCCTTGCTGATGAAGCATGA
- a CDS encoding FecCD transport family protein (bhsal14070), which produces MNDSKRFMAVFGGGLALVAALFLLSLFTGPVAIGFGAGWRALFTTTDLTPIMWEIRLPRALGAVLVGGSLGLAGAALQGYMRNPLAEPGLVGVTGAASLGAVVAIYSGWAMAFSLALPLGALAAAMLAVVLVLVLAGRGRDPVTLILAGVAISSLCGALTTLLISLSNPYAMAEIIFWLLGSLHDLSMPQIYLGLPFIFAGWLLLLALGRMLNLLTLGHDAAASMGISLVRLRLCLVIGAGLCVGASTALAGAIGFIGLMAPHIMRPPVRAVPARLLPVSAVAGAVLVLLADIAVRALAPWQDLKLGVLTALIGAPFFLWLVIRSRREGW; this is translated from the coding sequence ATGAATGACAGCAAACGGTTTATGGCGGTTTTCGGCGGCGGGCTGGCGCTGGTGGCGGCGCTGTTTCTGCTGTCGCTTTTTACCGGCCCTGTCGCTATCGGTTTTGGTGCGGGCTGGCGCGCCTTGTTCACCACCACGGATTTAACACCGATTATGTGGGAAATCCGCCTGCCGCGGGCGCTTGGCGCAGTCCTTGTCGGTGGTTCTCTCGGGCTTGCCGGGGCGGCGCTGCAGGGCTATATGCGCAACCCGCTGGCTGAACCCGGGCTGGTCGGTGTGACGGGGGCGGCTTCGCTTGGCGCAGTGGTGGCGATCTACAGCGGCTGGGCAATGGCTTTTTCACTGGCCTTGCCGCTTGGCGCGCTTGCCGCGGCCATGCTGGCGGTGGTGCTGGTGCTGGTGCTTGCCGGCCGCGGGCGTGATCCGGTAACGCTGATTTTGGCCGGTGTCGCCATTTCCAGCCTGTGCGGTGCGCTGACAACCCTGCTGATCAGCCTGTCCAATCCCTATGCCATGGCGGAAATCATCTTCTGGCTGCTGGGGTCGCTTCATGATCTGTCCATGCCGCAGATTTATCTTGGCCTGCCATTTATCTTTGCCGGCTGGCTTTTGCTGCTGGCTCTGGGGCGGATGCTCAATCTGCTGACACTCGGGCATGATGCGGCGGCAAGCATGGGTATTTCCCTTGTCCGGCTGCGGCTGTGCCTTGTTATCGGCGCGGGGCTTTGCGTTGGCGCTTCCACCGCGCTTGCCGGCGCTATCGGCTTTATCGGGCTGATGGCGCCGCATATCATGCGTCCGCCGGTGCGTGCTGTACCAGCGCGGCTGCTGCCTGTCAGTGCGGTGGCCGGTGCGGTGCTGGTGCTGCTCGCCGATATTGCCGTGCGCGCCCTGGCGCCGTGGCAGGATTTAAAGCTTGGTGTTCTGACCGCGCTGATTGGCGCGCCGTTCTTCCTGTGGCTGGTTATCCGCAGCAGAAGGGAGGGCTGGTGA
- a CDS encoding ABC transporter substrate-binding protein (bhsal14080): MTTIRKAVRSLSACVALYRRFSAAFALALLLVPVSLPVDGAARPRRVVSMNLCTDQLAMVLAAPRQLYSVTWLAVDHQVSMMTAQAEAFALNHGKAEEIYAMRPDLVLASTYSNRNTVNLLRRLGVRVEEFGPADNFTDIEADILRMGALLYEQSRAQKLAGALRGELAVLSLPRETGRAVFYSGGLLAGAGTLPDTVLQRAGFENLGRQLHIDGTRQTTLENLVMLKPEYIIRSRPAHKSGFSAFRAKGHPAYAALLGKAKEITIPDPMNCGGVFSVDAVRFLLEARHE, encoded by the coding sequence TTGACTACAATACGCAAGGCCGTGCGTTCTTTATCGGCCTGCGTGGCGCTCTATAGACGCTTTTCAGCTGCATTTGCACTGGCTTTGCTGCTTGTCCCCGTTTCGCTGCCAGTGGATGGGGCGGCAAGGCCGCGCCGTGTTGTGTCGATGAATCTGTGTACCGATCAGCTGGCGATGGTTCTGGCTGCGCCGCGGCAATTATATTCTGTCACCTGGCTGGCGGTGGATCATCAGGTATCGATGATGACGGCGCAGGCAGAGGCTTTTGCCCTCAATCACGGCAAGGCGGAAGAGATATATGCCATGCGGCCTGACCTTGTGTTGGCCAGCACCTATTCCAACCGCAATACAGTCAATTTGTTGCGGCGTTTGGGGGTGAGGGTTGAAGAGTTTGGCCCCGCGGACAATTTTACTGATATTGAAGCAGATATTCTGCGTATGGGAGCGTTGTTGTACGAACAGTCCCGCGCGCAGAAACTGGCAGGAGCATTGCGTGGTGAACTTGCGGTGCTGTCACTGCCGCGGGAAACCGGGCGGGCGGTTTTTTATAGCGGCGGGCTTCTGGCCGGGGCGGGTACCCTGCCCGATACAGTATTACAGCGTGCCGGATTTGAAAATCTTGGCCGCCAGCTGCATATTGACGGCACAAGGCAAACCACGCTTGAAAACCTGGTCATGTTGAAACCTGAATATATCATCCGCAGCCGCCCTGCTCACAAGTCAGGTTTTTCAGCGTTCCGGGCGAAAGGTCACCCTGCTTATGCCGCGCTTTTGGGCAAGGCAAAGGAAATCACCATCCCCGACCCGATGAATTGCGGCGGGGTTTTCAGCGTTGATGCGGTGCGGTTTTTGCTGGAGGCGCGCCATGAATGA
- a CDS encoding Outer membrane cobalamin receptor protein (precursor) (bhsal14090) has translation MQKFRVQPACAGLLLSCAVGYAQGGAADGRKDDTLLETVTISGGLTTVEKDKSGHAYTIITSKELEQSQTRSVADALRQVPGISVSRSGSYGGLTAVRMRGAESNHVLVLIDGIEANGLSDGAFNFGDMQAVDIERIEILRGPQGAFYGSNALAGVINIITKSGIRNDWRIGGQTEAGTHKSWLGGVLLQGGGENYDLALSAAYRRTDGFSIAPGGAEHDGDKNLTLNGKLNVDVSETLALDATMRFTRHKVDLDGTGAWGSVDEGRMVDRDNRSDTDIFIGSLGFTHKALDGALTSRARLSGNSNTMAYYMDGEPGSGNRGSRLTGSTQVSYAFDTPSFADARHVISGGADWRREHFRAQKPVSDASQLDWRTRDSTAFIGEYRLELFDRLNFNASLRHDVNDDFKDATTYNLASSWRLPDGRTRLHASVGTGVANPTFYEQFGYLPNSFIGNPALKPEKSTGWDIGVEQAFWDGRIVGDVTYFRQNLKEEIATKYLPDFTSTPYNQAGTSKRQGVEVALTFEIINGLTAHATYTWLEAEDPDGACEVRRPEHSGSANVAYVFYEERARVFAQGVFNGKMRDSVFAPGLPSRITLDHYTVVNLGGSFKFNDHLEVFARIENVFDEKYQEIFDYNTQGRAFFIGLRGAL, from the coding sequence ATGCAAAAATTCCGTGTTCAACCGGCCTGTGCCGGTTTATTGCTGTCCTGTGCCGTGGGTTATGCGCAAGGTGGCGCTGCGGACGGGCGTAAAGATGACACTTTGCTTGAAACCGTCACCATCAGCGGCGGGCTGACTACGGTTGAAAAAGACAAAAGCGGCCATGCCTATACCATCATCACCAGCAAGGAGCTTGAGCAGAGCCAGACGCGCAGTGTAGCGGATGCCCTGCGGCAGGTGCCCGGCATTTCTGTTTCGCGCAGCGGTTCTTATGGCGGTTTGACCGCTGTGCGCATGCGCGGCGCGGAAAGCAATCATGTGCTGGTGCTGATTGACGGGATTGAAGCCAACGGCCTGTCTGACGGGGCGTTTAATTTCGGCGATATGCAGGCGGTGGATATTGAACGGATCGAGATACTGCGCGGGCCGCAGGGGGCGTTTTATGGTTCCAATGCTCTGGCCGGTGTTATCAATATCATCACCAAAAGCGGAATACGCAATGACTGGCGCATCGGCGGCCAGACAGAAGCCGGCACGCACAAGAGCTGGCTTGGCGGTGTTCTGTTGCAGGGCGGCGGGGAAAATTATGACCTTGCCTTGTCGGCGGCTTACCGCCGCACTGATGGTTTCAGCATTGCGCCGGGAGGGGCTGAACACGATGGCGATAAAAACCTGACGCTCAACGGCAAGCTGAATGTGGATGTGAGCGAGACATTGGCGCTTGACGCCACCATGCGTTTTACCCGCCACAAGGTAGACCTTGACGGTACAGGCGCCTGGGGTAGCGTAGACGAAGGACGGATGGTTGACCGGGACAACCGGTCGGATACGGATATTTTTATCGGTTCGCTCGGCTTTACACACAAGGCGCTTGATGGTGCGCTGACCAGCCGGGCACGGCTTTCCGGCAACAGCAACACCATGGCGTATTATATGGACGGCGAGCCTGGCTCAGGTAATCGCGGCAGCCGCCTGACCGGCAGCACTCAGGTGAGTTATGCGTTTGACACACCATCGTTTGCCGATGCCCGCCATGTCATTTCAGGCGGGGCGGATTGGCGGCGGGAGCATTTCCGGGCGCAAAAGCCGGTTTCTGACGCCAGCCAGCTTGACTGGCGGACAAGGGACAGCACCGCCTTTATCGGTGAGTATCGGCTGGAGTTGTTTGACCGGTTAAATTTTAACGCCTCACTGCGCCATGATGTCAATGATGATTTCAAAGATGCGACAACGTATAATCTTGCCTCGTCATGGCGTCTTCCCGACGGGCGGACACGGCTTCACGCTTCGGTGGGAACAGGGGTGGCCAATCCGACCTTTTATGAGCAATTCGGCTATCTGCCGAACAGCTTTATCGGCAATCCTGCCTTGAAGCCGGAAAAAAGCACCGGTTGGGATATCGGCGTGGAGCAGGCATTCTGGGACGGGCGGATTGTTGGTGATGTCACCTATTTCCGGCAAAATCTGAAAGAGGAAATCGCGACAAAATATCTGCCGGATTTCACTTCCACCCCTTATAACCAGGCGGGAACCAGCAAAAGGCAGGGCGTGGAAGTTGCCCTGACATTTGAGATTATCAACGGGCTGACGGCTCATGCAACCTATACATGGCTGGAAGCGGAAGACCCGGATGGCGCGTGTGAAGTGCGCCGGCCTGAACATTCCGGCTCGGCCAATGTCGCCTATGTGTTTTATGAAGAGCGCGCCCGCGTCTTTGCGCAAGGCGTGTTTAACGGCAAAATGCGTGACAGTGTTTTTGCCCCCGGCCTGCCTTCACGGATAACACTTGATCATTATACGGTGGTTAATCTCGGCGGCAGCTTTAAATTTAACGATCACCTGGAAGTTTTTGCCCGCATTGAGAATGTGTTTGATGAGAAGTATCAGGAAATTTTTGACTACAATACGCAAGGCCGTGCGTTCTTTATCGGCCTGCGTGGCGCTCTATAG
- the glmS gene encoding Glutamine--fructose-6-phosphate aminotransferase (isomerizing) (bhsal14100) produces the protein MCGIIGILGTRPVAPLLVDGLKRLEYRGYDSAGIATLENGHLTRLRAEGKLVRLEKKLAAQPLAGHTGIGHTRWATHGVPVERNAHPHMSGRVAVVHNGIVENFAELRAQLQEKGYKFESETDTEVIAHLVSEALAGGKTPVEAMRAVLPCLRGAFALALVFEGEEDLLIAARQGPPLAIGHGKGEMYVGSDAIALAPFTDTVSYLEDGDWVVLTRRSATVYDADGKQVNRAKKKSSGSAFLVSRGNHRHFMHKEMFEQPETVAHTLAHYLDLAKGTVRKLGNTPDWKALSRISFACCGTAYYSTLVARYWFESLAGLSVDHDVASEFRYREPPLDEDTLALFVSQSGETADTLACLRYCQQSGCKTGVVVNVAESTMAREADSVFPTLAGPEIGVASTKAFTAQLAALASLAVMAGRARGKIKARQEEELVRALGEVPRYLAQALKLEDTIGKLCRHLMTAQHVLYLGRGTACPVALEGALKLKELSYIHAEGYAAGELKHGPIALVDEDMPVIVVAPHDRWFEKTVSNMQEVAARGGRIILITDKRGAAAVSVKTLATLVLPDVPEIAAPIVYSVPVQLIAYHTAVLLGTDVDQPRNLAKSVTVE, from the coding sequence ATGTGTGGAATTATTGGTATTTTAGGGACACGCCCTGTTGCGCCGCTGCTTGTTGATGGTTTGAAACGGCTTGAATACCGCGGGTATGATTCCGCCGGTATCGCTACGCTGGAAAACGGTCATCTCACCCGTCTGCGGGCTGAGGGCAAGCTGGTGCGGCTGGAAAAAAAACTGGCGGCGCAGCCGCTTGCCGGCCACACCGGTATCGGCCATACGCGCTGGGCGACCCATGGTGTGCCGGTGGAACGCAACGCTCATCCGCATATGAGTGGCCGCGTGGCGGTTGTGCATAATGGCATTGTTGAAAATTTTGCTGAATTGCGGGCGCAGTTGCAGGAAAAAGGCTATAAGTTCGAGAGTGAAACCGATACGGAAGTGATAGCGCATCTGGTCAGTGAGGCGCTGGCAGGCGGCAAGACGCCGGTTGAAGCCATGCGCGCTGTTTTGCCGTGTCTGCGCGGCGCTTTTGCGCTGGCGCTGGTTTTTGAGGGCGAGGAAGACCTGCTGATTGCCGCGCGGCAGGGCCCGCCCCTTGCTATTGGCCATGGCAAGGGGGAAATGTATGTCGGTTCGGACGCCATTGCGCTTGCGCCCTTTACCGATACAGTCAGCTATCTGGAAGATGGTGACTGGGTTGTGCTGACCCGCCGCTCGGCAACAGTTTATGATGCTGATGGCAAGCAGGTCAACCGCGCGAAAAAGAAATCATCCGGTTCGGCCTTTCTGGTTTCCAGGGGCAACCACCGTCATTTCATGCATAAGGAAATGTTCGAGCAGCCGGAGACTGTTGCGCACACGCTGGCGCATTATCTTGACCTGGCCAAAGGCACAGTGCGCAAGCTGGGTAATACGCCGGACTGGAAGGCGCTGTCGCGAATATCCTTTGCTTGTTGCGGTACGGCCTACTATTCCACCCTGGTGGCGCGCTACTGGTTTGAAAGCCTTGCCGGGCTGTCTGTTGATCATGATGTCGCGTCCGAGTTCCGCTATCGGGAGCCACCGCTTGACGAGGATACTCTGGCGCTGTTTGTGTCGCAATCGGGGGAAACCGCTGACACGCTGGCCTGCCTGCGCTATTGCCAGCAGAGCGGATGCAAAACCGGTGTGGTGGTCAATGTGGCGGAGTCGACCATGGCGCGCGAGGCGGACAGTGTTTTTCCGACACTGGCCGGGCCGGAAATCGGTGTTGCTTCTACCAAGGCGTTTACGGCGCAGCTTGCGGCATTGGCATCCCTGGCGGTGATGGCGGGGCGGGCGCGGGGGAAGATCAAGGCAAGGCAGGAAGAAGAACTGGTGCGTGCGCTTGGTGAGGTGCCGCGTTATCTTGCACAGGCATTGAAGCTTGAAGATACCATCGGAAAACTCTGCCGTCATCTGATGACAGCGCAACACGTGCTTTATCTGGGGCGCGGCACCGCTTGTCCGGTCGCTCTGGAAGGGGCACTGAAACTCAAGGAGCTTTCCTATATTCATGCTGAAGGCTATGCCGCGGGTGAACTGAAACACGGGCCGATTGCGCTGGTTGATGAAGATATGCCGGTGATTGTTGTTGCGCCCCATGACCGCTGGTTTGAAAAAACTGTTTCCAATATGCAGGAAGTGGCGGCGCGCGGCGGGCGGATTATTCTGATAACTGACAAGCGCGGGGCGGCGGCTGTCAGTGTGAAGACACTGGCGACGCTTGTCCTGCCGGATGTGCCGGAAATTGCCGCGCCGATTGTTTATTCTGTGCCTGTGCAGCTTATTGCCTATCATACGGCGGTGCTGCTTGGCACGGATGTTGACCAGCCGCGCAATCTCGCCAAATCCGTGACGGTGGAATAA